From one Clostridiisalibacter paucivorans DSM 22131 genomic stretch:
- a CDS encoding IS110 family transposase, producing MKNNIMSTLFVGIDVSSKTNVLCALDFQGNKLLNLKALNNQPGAESILGSILDCLNSNSLKYAVIALESTSIYSTHIANYLSSNEILLAYKPLVYCLNPKTIANYRKSFVDMDKTDPLDAYIIADFARCGRITSGPWRGAQFLALQRLTHHRLHLVESITKEKAYMVSNIYLKFS from the coding sequence ATGAAGAACAATATAATGTCAACTTTATTTGTTGGTATTGATGTTAGTTCTAAGACTAATGTCTTATGTGCTCTTGATTTTCAGGGTAATAAACTTCTTAACCTAAAAGCTTTGAATAACCAGCCAGGTGCTGAATCAATTTTAGGAAGCATTCTAGACTGTTTAAATTCTAATAGTTTAAAATATGCTGTTATTGCCCTAGAATCTACCTCTATTTATAGTACTCACATAGCTAATTATCTATCTTCAAACGAAATACTTTTAGCATACAAGCCTCTTGTATATTGTCTTAATCCTAAGACTATTGCTAATTACAGAAAGTCTTTTGTTGATATGGATAAGACCGACCCTTTGGATGCTTATATTATTGCTGATTTTGCTAGATGCGGTAGAATAACATCTGGCCCCTGGAGGGGAGCTCAGTTTCTTGCACTGCAAAGATTGACTCATCATAGACTGCATTTAGTTGAGTCTATTACTAAAGAAAAAGCTTATATGGTATCTAATATATATTTGAAGTTTAGTTAG